A single genomic interval of Aureliella helgolandensis harbors:
- a CDS encoding IS256 family transposase, producing MLKVERWSPRRQYIAFCIFQFTSVTADGETTMTESSLLRELGQVSNAEVGEVFREFLRGSIVKMACEVMAAEVAELCGPKHAPSDCRTYRAGSAAGRILVEGERESVTRPRVRERQEAGGSREVELISYAAANDPEQLEKAVIQALMSGVSTRQMSVVKPKSPGVSRSSVSRLWQEAGTRLIDELRSRDLSGHTWCILMLDGIRLSSDQTAVVALGIDSEGCKHVLDFALGSSENAVVSNELLARLARRGFTCSQRLLAVLDGSDVLRKAVKEHFPDSVIQRCLVHKERNIRGKLSKRHTGELARLFRRLRSVQGYTAAQEVVGELEAFLEPLNAEAFKSLHEAGEDLLALHRLEVPNTLHRSLLSTNAIENSFLNTRRRLGRVTRFRADTDQASRWLSYALLEAEKGFHRISGHKELPKLIAALAREHAATPTKPPSGPVPSPTAPATARAPSL from the coding sequence TTGTTAAAAGTTGAAAGGTGGTCTCCCAGAAGGCAATATATTGCCTTCTGCATTTTCCAATTTACGTCGGTTACCGCCGACGGGGAGACCACCATGACTGAATCTAGTTTGTTGCGCGAGCTTGGGCAAGTTTCGAACGCTGAAGTTGGCGAAGTGTTTCGCGAATTCTTACGGGGCTCGATCGTGAAGATGGCCTGTGAGGTAATGGCTGCCGAAGTGGCTGAACTGTGCGGCCCAAAGCACGCCCCGAGCGATTGTCGGACCTATCGAGCTGGTAGCGCCGCGGGACGCATCTTGGTCGAAGGTGAACGGGAGTCGGTGACGCGTCCGCGAGTTCGCGAGCGTCAGGAGGCGGGGGGAAGCCGCGAAGTGGAGCTGATCAGCTACGCTGCCGCCAACGATCCTGAGCAGCTGGAGAAGGCTGTAATTCAAGCGTTGATGTCTGGGGTAAGCACTCGTCAGATGTCTGTGGTGAAGCCGAAGTCGCCAGGCGTAAGCCGCTCGAGCGTCTCGCGTCTATGGCAAGAGGCGGGAACACGATTGATCGACGAGCTACGCAGCCGTGATCTGTCGGGGCATACGTGGTGCATTCTGATGCTCGATGGTATCCGGCTAAGCTCAGACCAGACGGCAGTGGTTGCTCTCGGTATTGATTCTGAAGGCTGCAAGCATGTGCTCGACTTTGCGCTGGGCAGTAGTGAAAATGCAGTTGTATCCAATGAATTGCTTGCTCGCTTGGCCCGTCGCGGCTTTACTTGCTCGCAGCGCTTACTGGCAGTCCTGGATGGCAGCGATGTGCTTCGCAAAGCGGTCAAGGAGCACTTCCCCGACTCGGTCATCCAACGCTGCTTAGTTCACAAGGAACGCAACATTCGTGGCAAGCTATCGAAGCGTCATACGGGTGAACTCGCTCGGCTGTTTAGACGACTCCGTAGCGTGCAGGGTTATACCGCCGCACAAGAGGTCGTCGGCGAGCTAGAGGCATTCCTTGAGCCTCTCAATGCCGAAGCGTTTAAGAGCCTTCATGAGGCCGGTGAGGACCTGCTAGCCCTTCACCGACTCGAAGTGCCAAACACGCTCCATCGTTCACTGCTAAGTACCAACGCGATTGAGAACTCCTTCCTGAACACGCGTCGCCGCTTGGGGCGTGTAACACGATTCCGAGCCGACACGGATCAGGCGAGTCGCTGGCTGTCCTACGCACTGCTTGAGGCCGAAAAGGGGTTCCATCGAATCAGCGGCCACAAGGAACTACCTAAGCTGATTGCCGCCCTAGCGAGAGAACACGCGGCTACACCAACAAAGCCGCCGTCGGGGCCCGTGCCGTCGCCTACGGCTCCGGCGACGGCACGGGCCCCATCACTTTAG